AAAAGCGGCCGACCTGCGTCGACCGCTTCGCCCCATTTTCCCAATCAAGCTGACTGAAACTTCCCGCTCTTTCACTCGCTGAAATCAATCAATTCCAGATCAGTGGTCACCCGCTGTGGGTCTATTTACGGTCATGTCCAGTCTCGGTTACGGACCGCTTGTTGTTGGCACTCCACCTCGTCTCGCGATGGGGGAGTCTTCCCGGGACTGTTACCAGTATAAGATTGGGCAGGCGCACCCCACACTTTTTTCTCATTTTTATCCCGAGTCCGCCTTTCCCCCATCGTTGCCGTTGGGAGGCCCGGGCGGCGACCATACACTCCCCCTGCGATATCGGAGCAAACGTAGACGGAGTATTTATGCAGTTTCAGACTCTCAAACACGCCGGCCTGGCTTCCGCGCTGGCGCTCTCTTTGACTACCGCCGGTTGTGCCAACATGAGCGATAGTGATCGCCGCGTCGGTACCGGCATTGGTATCGGTGCCGTAACCGGTGCCCTGGTTACCGGCAGACCCGGCGGTGCCGCGGTGGGTGCGGCACTGGGTGGTGCCGGTGGTTATCTGTACGACCGCGAGAAAAAACGTCGTTATTACTACGATCGTTACGGTCGTCGCGTCTATCGTTAAGCGCTGCGCACACTGGTTACATCACACGGAATGAACAATGGGCTCCTTGCGGGGCTCATTGTTTTTTCAGGGGTTTGACCAGGCCCTCCAGACCCTCAATTTTTATTTCCAGGGTCAGCGCCATCAGGTGCCCAAGCCGCCCGTGGGGGAATTCTTTTTTCGCAAACCACAGCAAATATTCTTCGGGCAGATCGATCAGCACCCGCCCCGCGTATTTACCAAATGGCATCTTGGTGCGCGCAATATCCACCAGGTCCTGCTTGTCCAACATCGTGTTCTCCCACCCCTTCAATCACCTTCCCGGTAGATTCTACACTGAGGGAGGCTTGTCTCAGCGCGTCTTCTCACTGACACGCAGATAATT
Above is a window of Microbulbifer salipaludis DNA encoding:
- a CDS encoding DUF3820 family protein, yielding MDKQDLVDIARTKMPFGKYAGRVLIDLPEEYLLWFAKKEFPHGRLGHLMALTLEIKIEGLEGLVKPLKKQ